ttcaaatttttgcgGCCATAAAGATACTGGAGCTAAATGGTTATAAAAgattagtataaataattaaaaggcGACAACACACAATGTTCTTAATCGGCCTCCCATTCAAGTAGCGACTGTGTCTGTACCAGTGAATCAGTGATTTCAACATGACTGTGTCTCCAAGtctatcaatataattatagatacaaatacattataaaaagtgaaattaatgtTGTTTGTAAAGCTTCtcaagtgtttcaaacaaacacCACACGCTTCGAAGGATCGCATCCATAAATTTCCTGGTCCATGATTTTACATCTCTCTTTTAACAGAAATCAGGTCtcatcgattcgtttgtggtgTCGTAACTTCTAAACAGATAAAGCAATCagctttttgtttgtttgagaggtaatttgatcgataaTGTTCTTATCAATGTTTCATGAAAATCTGCTCAGCCGTTTGAAaatcatcacctcttttctagttgttattggGGTACGGAGTCCTAAAtttacacttgaaacatagctaagaacattttcgatcaaattacctttctaacaacaaaaattaaaatcggttaattcATTTAGGAGCTACGTTGCatcagacagacacacagatacacacacacgttaaacttataatacccctctTTGTTAGTCGGGGGTTATAAATAATCCAATAACGTGTGAGTCAAGGAAATCAACTTTCTCTCCGTATGCTTTTGGGTTAGAACtgtatttcttattaaattaaaatttaaatgagcgtttgtattttgttaaaatatacatCCCTTTCAAGACCCTCAATGACAATATATttagctaaatttattaaaaaattatcattttttaatctcCCGACAATCAATCATTATCTTTAATCTTGTCATGGAATCATTCACCAAGCTTAACGATTCCTGAATGTCGAACGCCACTAAATAGATATCCACTCCAGCTCTTATAGAAGTTACAGAAGTGTCTGCATATATTGACGTCTCTTATTCTTCAATTATTGAGTTACTATCCCAGCACTCTTCTTAAGAGTATGTGAACACTGACACTTCAGACGATTTTTCCCTAATATATAGACCGTTAGCCAACTCAGAGGAGGCCGGCGGACTCTTGACAGCCTCCTATCTTTCCTAttagtccattgaaatgttacaattttaggGCGGAACTGAACATTTTTGGggaggacgcgattttatttgtgggacatgtaggggaggtcaatacaaccttaaccccaagtttgtggggttgacgcccttgtcccccgcccgccatcttgaaaaaaggggtggaaacatattttgctgtatctcgtaaaatattgatttctcaaaaaatttgcaaagacataatttgtagcaaattgtcgtggctacaattttgtctatgtgactttttgcgataaacttaaaatttaaaaagttatgagcaaaaaagtaacaaaatcaaaaatttcttttttggcttaataactttttttcttgtcattttatcataaatttaggtgagagcaatattatagagaatacgTTTATGAACAGTTTtccgcaaattttattaatttttgttaatttttaacgtagTTACAGCGCTCCAATATCTCCGACTTAATCATATTATCAATcagtaattaaaatagaatagcTAGCTATCCCATTCTACTCTTCTTCGATGGTCCAGGTTGTCGTTCAGATTCTCCAAGTTGTGGCTTAGATTCTCCAGGCTGTGGCTCAGATTGTAATTCAACATCGAATGTGAAGGTTTGAGGAATGACAGGAGTTAAAGTTGGAGTCATCGTTGGTAATTCTTcttcaaattcattttcttccattaattttgttacttcCATAATGTTGGTACAGGTTTCTCCAGAGCAATAGAGGCACACTGTGGAGCACTTCGAACTTTGGATTGGCATCCAAATGTTTCCATGCTTTTTCCAGCCCCGATATTCAGGATTATTGTATTTTCCAAGCCATGATTGGACCTGGTGATTCACTCGGAGACTGTGGAAACGGGCTACATCCTGTGTTGGCGGAAGCGATGATAaactgaatgaaatttttgctACTGTTTTGGAGAATCGTTTGTATCACAACTATATGTAGCACAACTAAAAGAATAGCATGAGGAAGAAGAAACagcttattaaatatgttattaaaaaacgagAGTAAGGTAAACATGTTGTTTTGGCCGAGTTATCATGCGCATTGATAAACTCGGTCAACTTTGGAGCGCTGTAActacgttaaaaattaacaaaaattaataaaatttgcggaaaaatattcataaacgtattctctataatattgctctcatctaaatttatgataaaatgacaagaaaaaaagttattaagcaaaaaaagaaatttttgattttgttacttttttgctcataactttttaaattttaagtttatcgcaaaaagtcacatagacaaaattgtagccacgacaatttgctacaaattatgtctttgcaaattttttgagaaatcaatattttacgagatacagcaaaatatgtttccaccacttttttcaagatggcgggcgggggacaagggcgccaaccccacaaacttggggttaaggttgtattgacctcccctacatgtcccacaaataaaatcgcgtcctcccaaaaatgttcagtcaatgtaacatttcaatggactatATGTCAATCAATTTAATCGATTGTCCGTAGTTTTCATAAATTCGGCTCCCTGAGTGAACCaccttaaatgaatttataaaaaaatattgtattcttcCTTTTTACCCGGGAGTAATGTAAATGTAAGTAAATtccataaataaattcaaataaaaaattagaaattctaATTTGTCAGTATATAaagacatttttcaaaaataattgtgtaTAACTCAAAAAGTCTTAATTAACAgttaattcctttttttttttacaacaatattctaaattttattacaatgaaGTTGTTAATTGTGATTGTTGCATTAGCTACCATTGTTTACGCTCAAGATGGATATCCATCAACTGGTTTGAATATTGATGAAGCTATTAAAAATgctgatatatttaaaaattatatttcatgtcTCGATAATACTGGACCATGTACGCCAGAAGGTGAACAAATCAAAAGTAAGTATATCTAGATATACAAAAGGTAAAAAATCATGTTTCGGGGTACAATTACGACTACTAAGAATCTCAATAACTTTTCTACTTTGCGAATGAGGAtagaaaatttggtaaaatagtttgttttatttttaattttacggattttttatttttgcatatttattaCGGGCGTTACATAGAAAAGTTGAACATGCAAAACCAATGCAAATTCCCTCTAATATCTTTAAGGCCTAACCttgtgaaaagaaaatttaaactcAAGAAATGTCCGTAACTATTTGAtcgaaaaaatagttaaaaactaACGAATTTAGTTTGGGGCATTTTTTTGTAACTGCGATTTGTCACTTTCAGTTCGAAAAGCAAGAATCGATATTCATCTCAAGGTAAATAGCCTATACTGGAAGTTCACTGCTTATTTATCACATgattctaaatttttgaaaatacagtTTCTACTTTTTATGTATCTCTAACAcactcaattaaaaatatttcaaaaattttaaatcgatctGAGACTTATTATAACggccaaaatttttgtttgtttttgttttgcagATCTAATGGGTGAAGTTGTAGCGACATGCTGTGAAAAATGtagtcaaaaacaaaaaaatgattttcgtaAAGTATATCAACAGTTGGCAAAAACATCACCAGATGCATTAGATCGTCTTCGAAAATTATACGATCCAAATGGTGCATATGAACCAGaatgtaaaaaacaattatcttaaatgtaaaaaatatgaatgaaaagATAGATTTGAGAAcaagaaaactatttttgtttaaataaaattttaattgtaaagaatgctttgtaaaaaataaatattttatttttaatataaaatgtatttgttttattgatcGGAAAAATACTTCATCAAATCCCAAGCAAATTATTCCATAATTCTTGATCCCGGTAGGTATCAACGAGAGAAGTTAATAAGTTGCTATTTTTCGAGTTACTCTAAGCAAGAGTTTAATTTGCTGATTgagttttttttggaaattttactattttatcgtAGAGTGTCACCTCTTTCCGAATAAACCACTgcgaaaatgaattaaaatcgtCCGTTTGACACTACTCTTTGACTTTGACATTTCTgtatccatttttaaaaatcccgTGCCAGGCTTCGAGAAATTTCTTGATCTTTTAAAGAGTGGTATCATACCATCTAGTGGGTCATATTTTACCCTCCTTATTATAACCTACATTAAGAAGGTATTTTTATACTCGTTATTCTGACATGGCCAATATTTCGTTAGGGTAAAAACCGAAACAGTTCTCTTAAAAGTCTAGCCGTAGACGCACGTATATGCCCCTTCCCCCTCTTTTTTATTGATACATTCTTATactaaatgtatatttaaaacaagtgaaaacaaacaattgactgagttaattgttgaaataccatgcataggcagtattgattactctatcataaaacatacataaatttcgatttttgccccaatttcctagatcagttttttatattttataaatacgtatttagaCTACCAAGTAGCCATCataagtaaaaacaagtgaaaacaaacaattgactgagttaattgttgaaataccatgcatagtcagtgttgatttctttatcacattacacatacaaacatgtgaccaATATAGTATAGAACATGACCATAACCAATAAAGTATAgaacatatgtaaatgactttataggtttctgcattaccgaccgacatttagtgtatagtttgtacacatattataaaatttccgcctaattggcgccctcgcgggtaaacagtgatgtttacgaaaaaatgtttcaaacaaagttgtttaatttttgataaggaacattttttacatttaaacttttgttctatctctaacggtttataagatggggcctaagggcccaagacccaattgacctatgatgctcatttacgaacttgacctcactttttacgtcctgagtacgctgtaaaaatttcagctcgatatcttttttcgtttttgagttatcgtgtccacagacggacggacggacggacggacaaccggaaatggactaattaggtgattctatgaacacatataccaacatttttttcgtagcatcaatatttttaagcgttacaaacttgggactaaacttaatatactatgtatatttcatatatgcatggtataattagctagtcgtgattactcttattatgaatgttgcTCTTTGCTAATTTTGTGGCGGACTgcacttggtagtcgaaatacgtaattataaaatataaaaaactgatctaggaaattggggcgaaaatcgaaatttatttcgaaatatcctagagttctcatttattatcttcgataatatttatacatacatacatgtcacacatacatatctgatattcccacataatacatactataaaatttacgcctaatttatGCCCtcatgagtaaacagtgatgtttacgaaaaaatgtgtcaaacaaaagtttttacctttgaacttttgttctatatctaacggtttacaagatgggtcctaaggacCCAGGGCCCtgggcccaattgacctatgttgctcatttacgaactcgacctcactttttacgtagtgagtacgctataaaaatttcagcttgatatctcttttcgtttttgagttatcgtgttgacagacagacggacaaacggacagacaaccggaaatggactaattaggtgattatagGAACactataccaatattttttttgaagcatcaatatttttaagcgttacaaacttgggactaaacttagtataccatagtatatttcatatacatggtataatgggactaaacttggtataccttgcatattacatatatacatagtataataataaagattattatttatttgtttatttaatacgtCTTATTAGCAAAagcgaaatttttgaaaaggttGGTGTTTGAGTTAAGAAGCCATTTAGTCTTACCACTTTTTAAGAGACCATGAAATTTTTCCATGAGATCTCCCACGAAATTTTTATCTAAGGGTAGTGTCAGAAAACTCAATCAGTAAATAAAAAGTCTTGCGCAGAGGAATTTGAAAAAGTACAACTTATTTACTACTCTCGTCGATACCCACCGGGATCAAGGATTGTGTCCTATTAAAAATGTCACCCGCGTAAACGAGCAATGATTTGCTTGGGATTTTATGAAGTATTTTTCcaatcaataaaacaaatacagtttatgtttaaaataaaatatttatttttaacaaaacataatttacaattaaaaattttttctgtacactcgaatgaaataaaaatgcacaagtgaaaattgatttttaatattcgtattttgatatttcatattaatttatgaaatatcagTGTTTTGTGTTCTCAAATGCAtcttttcaaagttttattaatatagattTTGGGAAGGCTATGAAGTaaagattcattttttttttaaatttaagtgtacataaaaatttcatttacaatcaaagtaaaatttatttttgactagcAGCATATTGTTTTCTACATTCTGGTTCATATACACCAGTTGGATCGTATAATTTTCGAAGACGATCTAATCCATCTGGTAAAGCTGTTGCCAAATGTCGGTATACTTTACTAAATTCCTCTTTTTGTTTTGGATTACATTTTGCACAGCATGTTGCTACAGCTTCACCTatgttttctgaaaaaaaataatacaaaaatttttcttatgagtACTCTGATTTGAAA
This genomic interval from Chrysoperla carnea chromosome 1, inChrCarn1.1, whole genome shotgun sequence contains the following:
- the LOC123290712 gene encoding ejaculatory bulb-specific protein 3-like; translation: MKLLIVIVALATIVYAQDGYPSTGLNIDEAIKNADIFKNYISCLDNTGPCTPEGEQIKNLMGEVVATCCEKCSQKQKNDFRKVYQQLAKTSPDALDRLRKLYDPNGAYEPECKKQLS
- the LOC123290711 gene encoding ejaculatory bulb-specific protein 3-like, with the protein product MKLLIVIVALATIVYAQDGYPSTGLNIDEAIKNLDLFKNYISCLDNTRPCSPEGEQIKKNIGEAVATCCAKCNPKQKEEFSKVYRHLATALPDGLDRLRKLYDPTGVYEPECRKQYAASQK